In Bifidobacterium adolescentis ATCC 15703, the sequence GTGATGTTCCAGAACTGGTCGCAAGGTGGTGCCTTCGTCAACAATCTGATTTGCGGCGGCATTGAACCGCATACCGTCCCCGACCGTTCCACGCCGTATCACTATCCGCACACCACCGAGGTGGCCGGGTGCGCTGTGGTATCCGGCGGCGATGAGCGTTGGCTGAACAACATGTTCGCGCCGCAACCGGTGAAACCGACCGTCGGTGAATATGGTTTGTCCGCCTACAGCGATTGCCCGATGTCGATGCATGAATACTTGGAACGCCAGCGGGCCATGTGGGCAGATCCTTCGCAGGGTGGTGGCGAGCGCAATCCTCTGCAGTCTCTATACGCGGGCGGCAACATCTATCTGTCCGGCGCACAGGGGCTGAACAAGCAGGAAGGTGCGGCCGACGATTCGGAGCGCATGCAGGAGGACGCCCCGTTCTTCGGCGGCACCGCCTCCACGAGCGTTGCATGTGATGAGCCCATGCCGGTGACATTGGTCGAAGAACCCGATGGACTGTACCTGCAGTGCACTGTGCCACAGGCCGTCACCGATACCAGAATGCAGGTCGTCACCAGCGATATGCTCGGCGTGCCTCGCATCGTGGAGGAACGCTATGAACAGCCCGATGGCAGTGACTATGTGCTGGACACCGACTTGCTGGGACAAGCCTTGACGGCAACGGAACGCAAGGCCGGGGCGTTGAATGGTCTTGTCTCCGGAGAGAATCACATCCGAATTTGGGAATGGAACAACTGATATGACAAATGCAACCGATACCAACAAGACATTGGGCGAGTCCATGTTCGCACAGTGCGGATATGCCCAGGACGCCATCGATAAGCGCGTGTCACAGGTCTGGCATGAAATTTTCGAAGGTCCGAACAAATTCTATTGGGAGAACGACGAAGGTCTTGCCTATGTGATGGACACCGGCAACAACGATGTACGTACCGAGGGTATGAGCTATGCGATGATGATCGCCTTGCAATACGACCGTAAGGACGTATTCGACAAGCTGTGGGGCTGGGTAATGCGTCACATGTACATGAAGGACGGTCATCATGCGCATTATTTCGCATGGTCGGTCGCGCCGGACGGTACGCCGAACTCGAATGGTCCTGCACCTGACGGCGAGGAATATTTCGCGATGGACCTGTTCCTCGCCTCCCGTCGCTGGGGTGATGGCGAGGATATCTACGAATATTCCGCATGGGGACGCGAGATCTTGAGATATTGCGTTCATAAGGGCGAACGCTACGACGGCGAGCCCATGTGGAATCCCGACAACAAGCTCATCAAGTTCATTCCGGAAACCGAGTGGAGCGATCCGTCCTACCATCTGCCGCACTTCTATGAAGTATTCGCCGAAGAGGCCGACGAAGAAGACCGTCCATTTTGGCATGAGGCAGCCGCCGCAAGCCGTCGCTATCTGCAGGCGGCCTGCGACGAGCGGACCGGCATGAACGCTGAATACGCGGATTATGACGGAAAGCCGCATGTCGACGAGTCCAATCATTGGCAT encodes:
- a CDS encoding glycosyl hydrolase family 8, producing the protein MTNATDTNKTLGESMFAQCGYAQDAIDKRVSQVWHEIFEGPNKFYWENDEGLAYVMDTGNNDVRTEGMSYAMMIALQYDRKDVFDKLWGWVMRHMYMKDGHHAHYFAWSVAPDGTPNSNGPAPDGEEYFAMDLFLASRRWGDGEDIYEYSAWGREILRYCVHKGERYDGEPMWNPDNKLIKFIPETEWSDPSYHLPHFYEVFAEEADEEDRPFWHEAAAASRRYLQAACDERTGMNAEYADYDGKPHVDESNHWHFYSDAYRTAANIGLDAAWNGPQEVLCDRVAALQRFFLTHDRTSVYAIDGTAVDEVVLHPVGFLAATAQGALAAVHSAQPDAEHNAREWVRMLWNTPMRTGTRRYYDNFLYAFAMLALSGKYRYE